Within the Candidatus Margulisiibacteriota bacterium genome, the region CATTTTATCAATAGTTTCTTTGCTTTTTGCTGCTTCATAGCTAACAGCTTTAATCGTATCATTAGCTTCCCCGGTGTTATCTGTGTTCTTTTTAACAATCGAGGATATCTCTTCAAGCAACTGCGAAATCTTGCTCAAGCTCGCTGCTTGCTCATTAGACCCTTTTGCGAGTTGCTGACTGGAATCTGATACTTTATCTGAAGCCAATATAACCTGATCCGATATATCTTTCATTAATCTGCTAAGAGCCGGCAACTTTGATAACAGAGTTTTTTCGAGAAATAGTACAGTCATTACGGCAAAAAATAACGCACCGACAATAATTATCATAAATAACCCGGATAAAGAATTCTTTCCTTGCGTATATATATCCCTTGGTATATCAATTCGAGAAATGAGAGATGGTTTATTATTAATGTCTTCAATAACACAGTATCCTTGCACAACAGACTTATCTTTTGGAACGACAAGAGAAACTTTTCCGTCCTTGATTTGCTTAACGGCCTTCATAAAATCGATTGGAAGATCTTTGTCATCGAGTTGACGAATGTTGACAGATAGATTAGTAATTCGCGATATTTGGGCTACTTCTTTGTCATCGAGATATCTCCCGGTTATAAAGGTTCCATTGACCGGGCCCTCACCTTGACTCGTCAGAACAGGCCGGGAAACAAAAAGCATCGGCTGATCATCAATTATTATTATGCCTTTTTTTACCGATTGCACATCGGCATGAGAAAGAAAGGGTCTGTTCGCTAATATCAAATTCTTCACACCTGAAGTTAGATCAATTAATTTATTATTAGTATCTAATTGCTTGCCCCAAATAAGCTCTCCGGATTTATTGACAAACAGCATCAAGTTTATTTCCAGATCCTTCAATGACTGATCTGACAGATTAGATTCGATATAAGTGGAATTCTTATCGTCAATAAACTTGTAGGTATCGTCCCATTTTGCCCAATCCTGTTTATCAACCTTTTCGAGACGTTCAGCAATAACTTCTTTAACCCTCAAAATGTTGCGATTAACGTCCTGCTCTTCAACGCGAAGAAACCCGTTAAGAAGAACTAATCTCGCCATAACGTACATCCCTATAATTATGGAGATCAAAATAAGTGAAATAATAAAAATTATTTTGTTTCGAAGATTCATAACTTCTCCCTCATTAACAGTATACTATAATTTTTATTTACTTGTAAAAAAAACTCATTCACCCGAGGCAATTAGTTAATTCTATCTTGGTTATAGCGAATATATGCTATTTTATTTATATTAAAATAATATATAATGAGCAGCGATAATAAAACAAGGCAATTGAAACTAGTTATTCAATAATTAAAAGAGGTGCAGCTATGGGGAGTGGTCTAGTGCGTATTTTTCTTTATCTCGCGGTAGTATTAGCGCCATTAATTATATCGATGTTTTACAGGCAACAAACTACTAATAATTTCTTATATGAACTCGGAAGAAACTTTGCCCTTGTGGGAATTATGGTACTGACAATCCAAATACTTCTGGCTGGTCGTTTCAAGTGGATTGAAAGTTCTTTTGGGTTCGATATTCTGATACGCTATCACAGATATATGGCTATCTTTGGGACCATCCTGATAATAGCCCATCCATTACTTCTAGCAGCCGGCACAGGAAAACTGACACTGCTCATAGGGTTAACCATGCCCTGGTATATCTGGCTCGGACGAGCAGCCCTTGTTTTGCTGATAATCAACGCGCTGGTTAGCGTCTATCAGTCAAAACTTCATCTCAAATTTGAGGTATGGCGTTTTATTCATGACATAACAGGACCATCGATAATTCTGTTTTCTTTTGTTCATAGCTGGATAGTTGGAGACGATATCCATTCTCAACCATTATATTGGCTTTGGCCTATCATCTTAATCATATTTTTTGTTCTTTTTGCCTATCACAGGTTCATACGTCCGCTTTTGCTTAACCGTCATCCATATCTCGTTACTGATGTAATACAGGAGTCAAAAGGCGTATGGACAGTGAAGCTTGCCCCGTCGAAAGGTGAAAGAATCAAAAAATATTTACCCGGGCAATTCCATTTCCTGACTTTTCATCGCGGAAAAAGCTTACCGGAAGAAGAACATCACTGGACCATTTCTTCCAGCCCCACAGAAAAAAAATATGTAAGCTCAACAATTAAAGAACTCGGTGATTTTACTGCAACTATAGGAGAGACAAAACCAGGGGATACGGCAACTGTCCATGCTGCTTTCGGGAGATTTTCCTACCTGCTTCATCCGGAAGAAAAAAGCTTAGTTTTCATTGCCGGAGGAATTGGAATAACTCCTCTTATGAGCATGCTTCGATATATGAGGGACATCCACGAGACCATTCCGGTAGTTTTACTCTATGGAAGTAAAACCGAGGAAGAAATAGTTTTCCGAAAAGAGCTTG harbors:
- a CDS encoding oxidoreductase, with product MGSGLVRIFLYLAVVLAPLIISMFYRQQTTNNFLYELGRNFALVGIMVLTIQILLAGRFKWIESSFGFDILIRYHRYMAIFGTILIIAHPLLLAAGTGKLTLLIGLTMPWYIWLGRAALVLLIINALVSVYQSKLHLKFEVWRFIHDITGPSIILFSFVHSWIVGDDIHSQPLYWLWPIILIIFFVLFAYHRFIRPLLLNRHPYLVTDVIQESKGVWTVKLAPSKGERIKKYLPGQFHFLTFHRGKSLPEEEHHWTISSSPTEKKYVSSTIKELGDFTATIGETKPGDTATVHAAFGRFSYLLHPEEKSLVFIAGGIGITPLMSMLRYMRDIHETIPVVLLYGSKTEEEIVFRKELAEMQEKQFPRLQAVHILSDPGKKWTGETGLIDRDKLIKHCGKLDNKGFYIVGPKDLLDGTVKNLRELGVNDERIHIEIFSFID